GGGGACGAAACGGAATCCTTAAACATCAATCTCCACTACGAACGAATGCGGACAAGCACACGAGGCCCGCTCCGATAGTGTAGTCCGGCCAATCATATTGCCCTCTCACGGCAATGACCAGGGTTCGAATCCCTGTCGGAGCACTTCTTTCTGATACCGTCCCTTAACTTTGAGCTCGTGCTAACCGCAAATATCTTGGGATTCGAAATCAACGGCGATCGGCTCTGATCGGCTCTCCAGTCCGACGGACATCTCGAGGAGCATTGCGGCCAGATGCGCTCGCGGTCGTCGGTGAGGACAGCGACGACAGTGCTGTGCGTGCAGACGACGGACGAGCGAGTCCCGCGTCCCCGACCACCTGTTCGACGACGATGCCCGTGGCGACAACGTGTAATCTTCACGGAAAAACATGTGTGAGGCAAACATTCGGGACTCTACGGGGCTTTTTAACCCAGGAGACGTACGATCCTGTAATGACACTGCATAACAGGAATGTCCGTCAGGATGTCCGGGAGCTCGGAGCACTCCTCGGCGACGTGCTCGAAGACCAGACCTCTCGGCGGGCGTTCGAGACGGTCGAGTCCTGTCGGACCGCAGCGATCGACTACCGCTCCGGCGACCTCGAGTCCCGCGAACCGCTCGCGACGGAACTCGAGGCCCTCTCCCCGCACGAGCAGCGAATCGTCGCCCGGGGGTTTACGACCTACTTCGAGCTGATCAACCTCGCCGAAGAGCGCGAGCGGGTGCGGTCGATCCGCACCGGGTCACAGGAGAACACCCTCGAGGATAGCCTCGAGACGGCTGCGGCCGAACTGAGCGAGGCGGACATCGAGACCGTCCAGGAGGTCCTCGAAGACGTGCTGATCGAGCCGACGTTCACCGCCCACCCGACGGAGGCGCGGCGAAAGACCGTCAAGTCGAAGCTCCGGGCGATCGCGACGCACCTCGAGACGCTCGACGAGCGGCTCCTGACCGACAAGGAACGCGAGCAGGTGTGGCGAGACGTCGACGCCGAGGTCACGAGTCTCTGGCAGACGCCGCAGGTACGAAAGCGCCAGCCGGAGGTCGAAGACGAGGCGCGCAACGTCCAGTGGTACCTCGAGAACACGCTGTTCGATGTCGTCGGCGAGGTCTACGACGAACTCGCGGACGCGATCGACGAGGAGGTCGGTCGGAATCTCGAGATCCCGAAGCTGTTCGAGTTCCGCTCGTGGGCCGGAAGCGACCGGGACGGAAACCCGTACGTGACGCCGGAAGTGACCGCGAACACGCTCGAGCGCCAGCGCGAGGTCGTCCTGGAGCAGTACCGTACCCAGCTCAAGCGGCTCTCGGGCGTCCTGAGCCAGGACGGCAGCCGGATCGACGTCGGGCCGGAGTTCGAGGCCGCCCTCGAGGCGGACCAGGAACGGCTGCCCGGCAGCGCTCGCACTGCCGAAGATCGGTACCCGGGCGAGCCCTACCGACAGAAGCTCAAGCTCATGCGCGAGCGCCTCGCGCGCGTCGGCGACGTTCGTCCCGGTGGCTACGAGGAGGTGGACGGACTGCTCGACGACCTCGAGATCATCGCCAAAAGCCTCCGGAACAACGGCGCCGAGAGCGTCGTCGATGCACACATCGATCCGATTCGCCGGCAGGTCGCCACCTTCGGGTTCTCGCTCGCGAGCATGGATCTGCGGGAACACCAGCAGAAACACACCGACGCCATCGCGGCGGCGCTCGAACGCGAGGGAATCGACTACCACGGGCTGAACGAAGACGAGCGGACCGAGCTACTGACGGACGCGATCCTCCAGGACGAGCAGGTGATCGACCTCGAGGACACCGAGGAGCTCTCGGAGGATTCCGCGCGCGTTCTGACGCTGTTCGAGAGCCTCGGCGACTGGCAGACCGAGTACGGGGTCGAAGCGATCGACACCTACGCCATCTCGATGACCGACGAGCCCAGCCACGTCCTCGAGGTGCTGTTCCTCGCCGACCAGGCCGACGTCGTCTCCCTGCCCGAACACTGCGGGATCGACATCGTTCCGCTGCTCGAAACCGAGTACGCCCTCTCCGGCGCTCGCCGCATCATGGGGACGCTCTTCGAGAACGAGGCCTACGCACAGGCGCTCGAGGCGCGGGGGAAGACCCAGGAAATCATGCTGGGCTACTCCGACTCGAACAAGGAGAACGGCTTTCTCGCGGCCAACTGGTCGCTGTACAAGAACCAGCGTCGGCTCGGCGAGATCTGCGACGATCACGACGTGACGATGCGGCTGTTCCACGGCCGCGGCGGCTCGATCTCGCGCGGCGGCGGTCCGATGAACGAGGCGCTGCTTGCCCTGCCGAACTCGACGGTGACGGGCCAGGTCAAGTTCACCGAGCAGGGAGAGGCGATCGCCGAAAAGTACGGTAACCCGCGCATCGCCGAGCGCAACATCGAGCAGATGCTGAACGCACAGCTTCGGTCGCGTCTTCACGCGAAAGACCGGCCCGAAGAAGCAGTCGACGAGGAGTGGGTCGAGGCGATGGAGACGATGGCCGACGCCGCCCGCCAGGAGTACCGCGACCTCCTCGAGACCGAGGGCTTCGTCCGGTACTTCGAGCAGGCGACGCCGATCACCGTCATCGAGAACCTCGACCTCGGCTCGCGGCCCGCCTCGCGGTCGGGCGAGCGGACCGTCGAGGACCTGCGGGCGATCCCGTGGGTCTTCTCGTGGACGCAGTCCCGGTGTATCCTGCCCGGCTGGTACGCTCTCGCGACGGGAATCGACGCCTACCTCGAGGACGGCGGCTCGGAGGAGACCCTCCAGGAGATGTACGACGAGTGGCCGTTCTTCCGGACGACGCTCGACAACGCCGCCCTCTCGCTGTCGCGGACGGAACTCGAGATCGCAGAGACGTACTCGGGAATGGCCGACGAGGACCTTCGTGAGCGCTTCTTCCCGCGGATGAGCGGCGAGTACGAGCGCGCCGCGGAGTTGGTCAAGACGATCGGACAGCGCGACGAACTCCACACCCGCGACTGGCTCGGCGAAAACCTCGAGCGACGGAACCCGTATGTTGACCCGCTGAACCTGCTGCAGGTCTACCTGCTCGATCGCACTCACCGAACCGACATCGAGGAGCGGACGCTGCGGCTGACGGTGAAGGGGATCGCTGCGGGGATGAAGAACACCGGATAAGAACCGGCGACGGCCGTCGAGCGTTTTGCGTTCGAGGACGAGACGGCTACTCGAGCGTCGGCACCGGCACCGACTCGAGGACGCTCTCGATCACCCGATTCCTGTCGACCTGATTGACCGTCGCGTCGGGGGTCAGGACGAGTCGGTGAGCGAGCACCGGCTTCGCGACTCGCTTGATGTCGTCGGGGGTCACGTACTCGCGGCCGACGAGCGCCGCGTACGCGCGGGCCGCCTCGAACAGGCGCTGGGTGCCGCGCGGAGAGACGCCAACCTCGACGCGACCGTCCGTCCGGGTCTCCCGGGCCAGTGCGGCGACGTACTCGAGGAGGTCCTGGTCGACCCGCACGGTTTCGGGAACCCGTCGAAGCTGATCGATCTGATCCGGTTCGAGAACCGTCGAGATCGTCGGACTCCCTTCCTCGCGACTGGCGCGCCGTCGCAGGAGTTCGACCTCGCCGGCCTCGTCGGGGTAGCCCATCGACGTCTTGACGAGGAACCGGTCGACCTGGGCCTCGGGCAGCGGAAACGTCCCCTCCTGCTCGACGGGGTTTTGCGTCGCGATGACGAAAAAGGGGTCCGGCAACTGGCGCGTCTCGCCGTCGACCGTGACCTGGCCCTCCTCCATGGCCTCGAGCAGGGCGGCCTGGGTCTTCGGCGGCGCGCGGTTGATCTCGTCGGCGAGGACGATGTTGGCGAAGATCGGCCCCTCGTTGAACTCGAAGGTGCGCTCGCGCTCGTTGAACACGTGCGTTCCGGTCACGTCCGCGGGCAGCAGGTCGGGCGTGAACTGGATGCGCGAAAAGGAGAGGCCGAGTGCGGTGGCGACGCTCCGAGCGGTCAGCGTCTTGCCGGTCCCCGGGACGTCCTCGAGGAGGACGTGGCCGCGGCCGACGACCCCGACGAGGATCTCCTCGAGAAACGACCGGTCGCAGATGACCGCGTCGCCGATCTCCTCGAGGACGGCCGTACACTCGCTGCTGGCCTGGGTAGCGTCCATGGAATCGTCGTCGAAGCCTCGCCTAAAACGTGTTTCGTTTGGCTGTCAGGTTCGTGCGTGATCCAATCACAGAGGACGAATCGAATCGAAACCGGTAAAAACGTTACCGCGGTAGAGAGGAGTGAGCCGAGATAGCCTAGCCCGGCCAAGGCGGCAGATTCGAAATCTGCTGTCCTCACGGACTCGGGAGTTCAAATCTCCCTCTCGGCGCTTCTCAGCGACACAAGACGACGAACACAGCGAGTCGTCCGCGTTGCTGGAACCAAAAATTGAGATTTGGAGTGGACCGAGGTTCTGCGCGAAGCGCAGGTTCTCGGACACGGTTCAAATCTCACGCGGTATTTCGGTGATCGCGTTTCGACGTCAGGTCGAGGACGTCAGGCCGACGCGGTTTCCCTCCGTATCCGCAACGACCGCGTAGTAACTATCCATTTCGGGAATGTTCTCCTTCGGAATGAGAACCTCTCCGCCGCTTGATTCCACGTGAGAGAGCGCGGTGTCCAGATCCCCGTCAACAGTTAGATAGACGACGGGTCCGCTGTCAACGGTCGGCGTGTACGGAATCGTCGCCCCGCTCTCGGCGGTGAATTCCTCGTTCTCGAGGATCATCCCACCGACGTCGCCGTCCTCAGTGTGAAACATTCCAGCCCTCCCGTTCTGGGAGTCTTCCTCCTCAGGATCGTATACGTCTATATCACGCCCCGTTATTTCCGAATAGAAGTCGACAGCCCTGTCAAAGTCGGTGCTTGGGAGTTCGACCCAAGTAAATGCGTGCGTCATGGTCTTTTTCTCCTCGTAGAGGGCCGCTTCCTCCACTACGCCGTAGGTGCTCAGCGATAGTATAGACGCGCCTAGCGGAGTGTAAGTAGACATATTTTCAATCCCAAGTCTGTGAGATCGGATTCGAAATCACCGCCGATTCGCTCATCCGGATCAGCCGTAACTCAGTTGGAGGCCGTCGGCAGCGGTCGAATGAGACGCGTTCGATCTGGCTGCGTGCGAGTAGTGAACCGTCGGAATTATAGTAGCCACTGAAAGTCAATGCACATCCGATCGCACGACAGGAGCGCGGTTCGGAGCGAGCGAAGCAAGCGAGAACCGCGGACAGTGCGATCGGTGTGTAAATCGTTTCAGTGGCTACTATAGCGAACGACGATACCCGTTCGTACTCCGATACGTTCTCTCTCGGTTCACGCTGTAGTCGCGCTCGCTGCTCGCGGCTCCCATCATTCGCAGGGTGGTTTTTTATCCCAGCAGGAGTGGGAGGTCGCCCTACATGGTGACAATGTCAGGAATTGAAAATGAAAGGGCGGACGGGAGAGGTGGGGTTCTTCGATGAGTTCCGACGACGAGCACCCGGATAGCGACCTCTTCCACCCGTTGGGAGAAGCCGCGGAGAAAGACTACAGGGCCATGCTCGAGGAGACCGAGTACGATGCCGACCTCGGCATGGAGATGGCTCGGGACGCCATGCGGCTCAACAAGGGGGAAATCACGGAGGAGGAGTTCTACGATCGGTACCACGAGGACGTTCTCGAGGAGTTCGGCGAGGACAGCCGTCCGATGGCCGAGCGAGTCGAACAAGCCCGCGAGGAGGAGGGGCGACTCGAGCGGGCGCTGTCCCGCTTCGGCGACGACGAGGACTCCCGGCGGGACGCGATGAAGAAGATGGGTGCCGGCGCCGCAGCCGTCGGCCTCGGCGCGTGGGGGACGGCCGAGAGCGGGGACGACTCGGAGCCGAACGTCGCCGCAGCCCAGGAGGACGAGGGGGACGAAGGTGGCGGTGACGGGACCCAGTGGGGGATGGCCCTCGACCTCGAGGTCTGTGACGGCTGTCTCTCGTGTGTCGTCGCTTGCAACCAGGAGCACAACTGGAACGAGGGGGCGAACTGGATGTACATTCTCGCCTACGACGACGGCACCGTCGAGTCGCCCGAGGCGGACGAGTTCGAGGATACGCGGGACTTTAACTACCTGATTCGCCCCTGCCAACACTGTACCGACGCCCCCTGCGAGAAGGTGTGTCCGACGACCGCCCGCCACACGCGAGAGGAGGGGGGCCTCGTCCTCACCGACTACGACGTCTGTATCGGCTGCCGGTACTGCCAGGTCGCCTGTCCGTACGGGGTCAACTACTTCCAGTGGGAGGAGCCCTACGTTGATGCCCCGTCGGAAGACCTCGGCGAGGACATGATGTACGACGAACGCGGTCGCTGGGTCAGCGGTCGCGGTCCGCGCGGTGTGATGCAGAAGTGCATCTTCGATCCGGCCCGCCAGGACGGTAACCTGGGCGAGGATATGGTCGGCACCACAGCCTGCGAGCAAGCCTGCCCCCCTGGCGCGATCCAGTTCGGCGACATGAACGATCCCGACAGCGACCCACAGCAGTACATCGAGAACGTCCCGCTCGCCCGCGCCCGGGAGGAGGACCCGGACGACCAGGAACTCCAGGACGCGATCACCGTCCTCAAGGAGGGCGAGGACGCGGGCGGGATGACCCAGGAGGAAGCGGAGCGTCTTCTCCGCGGCGAGTACGGGAGCGCCGACTCGACCTTCAAGCTCCTCGAGGAGTACAACACCGATCCGAACGTGATCTACATCGGGAACGAGCCGGGGCCGAACGCCGAACAGGTTCCGGGACCGGTCGCCTACGACGACGTCGGACAGGTCGACAACGAGAAGAACGTCCTCGACGACAGGACGGTTAACGAGGGACTCGAGGGGCTGTCACTGTAGGCAGCCGCAACCGTCGGTATGGCTGCCTCCGACGGGGACGAAGGAGGGGATACGACCGGTGCCTAGACGCTGTAGCCAAAGTTGAAATCGCCCTGCCAGTTCGTCCGTTGGCCGTTGAAGATCGTCTGCGCACGGTGCCGGTTCCCGACCCACAGGACGTTCTGCAGCGTCGTGCGGGAATCGCTCATCACGATCCCCTCGAAGAACGAGTTCGTGATGTTGTGTTCCCTGCCGCTCTCGCCGAACCGGAGGCTCGCCCCGTCGGTATCGATCTCGCAGTGGTCCAGCGAGAGTCGGTCGACGTTCGTTCCCTGCCTGCTGACGAAGATTCCGTGCCGATCGACGTTCGACTGCGGATCGATATCGTACTCGCAGTCTTTGAACGTCACGTTCGACGATCGAACGTAGATCGGATAGTCCGAAATCGTCGGGCTCGACCTGTCGATGAGCGAACATCCCTCGAAAACCGTGCGCGAGTTGTCGTCGTCAGAGACTCGGATCGCGCGCCCGTCGGTGCCTTCGTCGACGATGTGCATGTTCGAGATTCTCGCCGAACCGTCCTGCGTGAGTCGAACGATCTCGGTGTCCTTCTCGACCTCGTTGTGGACTCGAAGCCCGTTGACGACCTGTCCGCTTCCGAGCTGGAGCCAGAGCCCGGACCACGCACGTCCCGGGTGTTCGTCCATCGTGATCCGGCAGTTGTACATGTAGTCGTCGGCGCCGAGGCGGAAGCATCCGCCGCCGCAGTTGCGGGCGTGACAGCCCTGATAGATGTTCCGACCGGAGTTGGACGACGCGTAGAACGCGCTGGTTTTGAAGCCCGACACCTGGCACCCTTCCCAGATGTTCACGCCGACGTTGTTCACTTCCGAACTGAACGCGAGTGCGTACGGCCCCTCTCGGCCGTGGTACGTGTCGCCGTCGTTCAGGTGAACGTTTCTGATGATATTCGTCGTCTCGGGCGTTCTTCCGTCGATCATGATCGTGTGGAGATCACCGCCGTACGCGGCCCCGCGATTGCGCTGTCCTACCAGCCGGATGTTCTCTATACGCCCGCACCCGTGCGTGTACCACCGACCGATTCCAGAATCGTAATCGCCGGTGATGTCGATGCGCAGGTCGCGCATCACCGTCCGCTGGGCTTGCCCAGCCGACGTATTGATTCGTCCGACGGTCATCATCCGGTCAACGTTCTGGTCGTTGACTCTGAGCGTGGCGGTCGGCTCTCCGACCAGGCCGAAGAACCGGTGGCTGGGCAGGTCGAGATTGTTCGACCGGACGAACCACGTCTCGGCCGGGACTACGTACAGATGGTTCCGATTCGCGGGGGAGAACGAGTTGTAGTGTCTCCGTATCGCGGCCCACAGATCGTCCTGTCGCGGGCGCACGCCGAGATCCACGCGCACGTTGACGACGTTCGGGTTCGTCGCACTCTGAACCTGTACACTGTTAGTATCACCGTCTTGAACGGCGGGCGAAAGAGATCCCTCGAAGTCGAGTCGGGTGATACCGTCACTGACGTCGGTCCCCGAGTCACTTACCGTGATTCCGTGCGCGGCACCTTCGCCGTCGGGAGCCGCCGCGGCGACGTCGTTGCCGGACATCGTTGCCTGTACACCCGTTCCCAGTCCGACGGCACCGAGCAACTGCATGTACGATCGTCGCGATACGTCTCTCTCGTTCGATTCGTCGGGGGATTCGTTCTCTGACATCGCGAGATGACAGTCATGATTTCACTAATTTGTAGTCCGCAAGTTACCGAGAGTTCGGTATCGCCTACTCGAGTTTCGAGAAATGAACTTCTAGTATTTCCTATCAGTATTAAAAATAATATATTTAAGCGATAGTATTACAATATATGACTGTAGCTGTTCAGTAACTATTTTAGTCTCCATTGACACGCTCCACACCTACCAGTAAACGGCGTAGACTCTCCGCTTCAATGATCGAACGGACTCCGATACGCTATCACCGTTGCCCGAGAAACTCGAGCGGCGTTGACGAGACGCGAAGCGTCTCGTTCGCACACCAGAAATCGAAGATTTCTGACTGCCAATCAGAACGCATAGCGTTCTGATGACGCTCGCTGAGAGAGGGGGCTTAGCACCTCGATTCAGCTAATTCTGGACGGGGTCGTGATAACGAGCCGATGCTCGCCGTCGATCACGATTGTCCTCGGCAGTTCATTTTCGACTGAAACACCCGCATTCATGCGTCTCGAGTGCGATCCGCTGCGTATGGACCTTCGTCAGCGGCTGATCGTCGGACTGCTCTGGATCGGCGTCGCGGGGCTGATGGCGCTCACGCTCTATCCCGCGCCGTCCCTGTCCCTGAGTGTGCTCGTACGGCTGTTCGTCGTGGCGTTCGCGCTCTTTCTCGCTTTCGTCTACCTGTTCGACCCGCGGGGCGTACTCAGCCGCCAGCCGTTTCACTGATCGCGTCCGGAACGTGCATCGAACAGTGAACGACGAGGGGTCAGTCGTCGGCCGGCGCGAGCGGTTCCGCGTCGGACTCGAGCAATCGGTCGAGCGCGTCGACCATCGCTTCGACGCTCGCCCGCGTAATGTCGGCCTCGCTGCGGGCGACCGTCACCGATCGGTCGTTTCGAACCATCGTCACCTCGACGGTAACGACGGCGTCGGTGCCACCGGTGACCGCGTCGACGTGATAGGACTCGAGTTCGGCGTCGGCCATCGAGCCGAGCGCCTCTCGGACCGCGGAGACGGCGGCGTCGACCGGACCCGAGCCGGTACCGCTGGCGACCCGCTCCTCGCCACTGACGTCGAGTCGGATACTCGCGGTGGGAACGGGGCCGCCGCTCGTGGCGTTCAGATCGAGGAGTTCCACGACGCGGTCTCGGTCGTCGCCGGTGACGTCCTCGGCGACGGCGAGCAGGTCGGCGTCGGTAACGCGGCGGCCGCGGTCGCCGAGTTCGGTGACGCGGGTCGCGATCGCCGCGACCTCGTCCTCGCTGGCGTCGACGTCGTGTTCCTCGAGCGTCGCCCTGACGCCGGCTCGGCCCGTGTGTTTGCCGAGCGCGAGGCGGCGTTCGCGACCGACCGTCTCGGGCGCGTACGGTTCGTACATCTTGTCGTCCTTCAGCGTCCCGTCGGTGTGGATACCGCTCTCGTGCGTGAAGGCGTTCTCGCCGATGACGGCCTTATTCGGCGGTAGCGGGACGCCGGTCGCCCGCGAGACGAGCTGAGCGAGATCGTACAGCTCCTCCAGCTCGACCGACTCGACGTCGTAGACGTGCTCGAGCGCGATCGCAACCTCCTCGAGGGCGACGTTGCCGGCGCGTTCGCCGAGGCCATTGACGGTACAGTGAACGAGGTCCGCACCCGCCGAGACGGCCGCCAGCGCGTTTGCGACGCCCAGCCCCAGATCGTCGTGGGTGTGGGCGCTGACCGGGCCGAGCGCGGCGAGTCGGGAGACCGCCTCGGCCGTGCGCTCGGGGCCGGTGTGACCGACGGTGTCGGCGAAGCAGGTCCGGTCGGCGCCCGCGTCGAGGGCGGTCCCCATCAGTTCCTCGAGGTAGTCGAGGTCGGCACGGGAGCCGTCCTCGCCGATGACCTCCACCCACAGCCCGTGGTCGGTGGCGTACTCGACGAGCTCGGCGGTCGCCTCGAGGTTCGCCTCGCGGGAGGTGCCGACCTTCCCCTCGACGTGGCGGTCGCTCGCGGGGACCACGAGGTGGACCCCGTCGACGTCGCAGTCCAGCGCGAGATCGATGTCGACTTCCATTCCGCGACAGAAACTGGTGACGCGGGCCTCGAGGCCGAGGTCGGTCACTCGCGAGATGGCCTGTCGCTCGCCCGCGCCGGTGCAAGCGCTGCCGGCCTCGATGACCGAAACGCCGGTTCGCTCGAGCCCGCGAGCGATCTCGACCTTCTCGTCGGGTGAGAGCGAGACACCCGGGGCTTGTTCGCCGTCACGAAGCGTCGTATCGAGAAGGCGGACTGTACGATCAGATGCAATTGTCTGCTCCGGAGTGGGGGTCACGAAGGAAGAATTATTTCCGTCCTGGAATTTCGCGCCCAGCCGGGTTGCCCCGACTTCCTCTATCCTCGGAATCCGGCGTTGAGAACGAATCTCGTGCCATTGTACTGTGTGCTATTGGCGCATGCTGACTTAACCCCGCCGGTCGCGGCACCATCTGCGCGGCTGAGAGATCGATCGAAATTACCGGACCGAATCGGATCGAACGACCCGAAGCGAGAGTCGAGGACAACCACCCGAACACCCATCCGTCACCTCGCCGTACCCCGCGTACATGGACGCGAATCTGGAGCCACTCGCCCGATCGCTTCGTGCGGCGCCGATCGTCGACCGGGACGGGTACGAGTACTTCGTTCACGGCGTCACCGACGGAATCCCGCCGATGGAACCCGACGTACTGAACGCGATCGCCGACGGATTCCGCGAGCGGATCGAGTTCGCCGACGTCGACGTGATCGTCGCTCCCGAAGCGAT
This DNA window, taken from Natronococcus sp. CG52, encodes the following:
- a CDS encoding AAA family ATPase; amino-acid sequence: MDATQASSECTAVLEEIGDAVICDRSFLEEILVGVVGRGHVLLEDVPGTGKTLTARSVATALGLSFSRIQFTPDLLPADVTGTHVFNERERTFEFNEGPIFANIVLADEINRAPPKTQAALLEAMEEGQVTVDGETRQLPDPFFVIATQNPVEQEGTFPLPEAQVDRFLVKTSMGYPDEAGEVELLRRRASREEGSPTISTVLEPDQIDQLRRVPETVRVDQDLLEYVAALARETRTDGRVEVGVSPRGTQRLFEAARAYAALVGREYVTPDDIKRVAKPVLAHRLVLTPDATVNQVDRNRVIESVLESVPVPTLE
- a CDS encoding 4Fe-4S ferredoxin N-terminal domain-containing protein; this translates as MSSDDEHPDSDLFHPLGEAAEKDYRAMLEETEYDADLGMEMARDAMRLNKGEITEEEFYDRYHEDVLEEFGEDSRPMAERVEQAREEEGRLERALSRFGDDEDSRRDAMKKMGAGAAAVGLGAWGTAESGDDSEPNVAAAQEDEGDEGGGDGTQWGMALDLEVCDGCLSCVVACNQEHNWNEGANWMYILAYDDGTVESPEADEFEDTRDFNYLIRPCQHCTDAPCEKVCPTTARHTREEGGLVLTDYDVCIGCRYCQVACPYGVNYFQWEEPYVDAPSEDLGEDMMYDERGRWVSGRGPRGVMQKCIFDPARQDGNLGEDMVGTTACEQACPPGAIQFGDMNDPDSDPQQYIENVPLARAREEDPDDQELQDAITVLKEGEDAGGMTQEEAERLLRGEYGSADSTFKLLEEYNTDPNVIYIGNEPGPNAEQVPGPVAYDDVGQVDNEKNVLDDRTVNEGLEGLSL
- a CDS encoding VOC family protein, giving the protein MEEAALYEEKKTMTHAFTWVELPSTDFDRAVDFYSEITGRDIDVYDPEEEDSQNGRAGMFHTEDGDVGGMILENEEFTAESGATIPYTPTVDSGPVVYLTVDGDLDTALSHVESSGGEVLIPKENIPEMDSYYAVVADTEGNRVGLTSST
- the ppc gene encoding phosphoenolpyruvate carboxylase, giving the protein MTLHNRNVRQDVRELGALLGDVLEDQTSRRAFETVESCRTAAIDYRSGDLESREPLATELEALSPHEQRIVARGFTTYFELINLAEERERVRSIRTGSQENTLEDSLETAAAELSEADIETVQEVLEDVLIEPTFTAHPTEARRKTVKSKLRAIATHLETLDERLLTDKEREQVWRDVDAEVTSLWQTPQVRKRQPEVEDEARNVQWYLENTLFDVVGEVYDELADAIDEEVGRNLEIPKLFEFRSWAGSDRDGNPYVTPEVTANTLERQREVVLEQYRTQLKRLSGVLSQDGSRIDVGPEFEAALEADQERLPGSARTAEDRYPGEPYRQKLKLMRERLARVGDVRPGGYEEVDGLLDDLEIIAKSLRNNGAESVVDAHIDPIRRQVATFGFSLASMDLREHQQKHTDAIAAALEREGIDYHGLNEDERTELLTDAILQDEQVIDLEDTEELSEDSARVLTLFESLGDWQTEYGVEAIDTYAISMTDEPSHVLEVLFLADQADVVSLPEHCGIDIVPLLETEYALSGARRIMGTLFENEAYAQALEARGKTQEIMLGYSDSNKENGFLAANWSLYKNQRRLGEICDDHDVTMRLFHGRGGSISRGGGPMNEALLALPNSTVTGQVKFTEQGEAIAEKYGNPRIAERNIEQMLNAQLRSRLHAKDRPEEAVDEEWVEAMETMADAARQEYRDLLETEGFVRYFEQATPITVIENLDLGSRPASRSGERTVEDLRAIPWVFSWTQSRCILPGWYALATGIDAYLEDGGSEETLQEMYDEWPFFRTTLDNAALSLSRTELEIAETYSGMADEDLRERFFPRMSGEYERAAELVKTIGQRDELHTRDWLGENLERRNPYVDPLNLLQVYLLDRTHRTDIEERTLRLTVKGIAAGMKNTG
- a CDS encoding (R)-citramalate synthase translates to MTPTPEQTIASDRTVRLLDTTLRDGEQAPGVSLSPDEKVEIARGLERTGVSVIEAGSACTGAGERQAISRVTDLGLEARVTSFCRGMEVDIDLALDCDVDGVHLVVPASDRHVEGKVGTSREANLEATAELVEYATDHGLWVEVIGEDGSRADLDYLEELMGTALDAGADRTCFADTVGHTGPERTAEAVSRLAALGPVSAHTHDDLGLGVANALAAVSAGADLVHCTVNGLGERAGNVALEEVAIALEHVYDVESVELEELYDLAQLVSRATGVPLPPNKAVIGENAFTHESGIHTDGTLKDDKMYEPYAPETVGRERRLALGKHTGRAGVRATLEEHDVDASEDEVAAIATRVTELGDRGRRVTDADLLAVAEDVTGDDRDRVVELLDLNATSGGPVPTASIRLDVSGEERVASGTGSGPVDAAVSAVREALGSMADAELESYHVDAVTGGTDAVVTVEVTMVRNDRSVTVARSEADITRASVEAMVDALDRLLESDAEPLAPADD